A single genomic interval of Anopheles marshallii chromosome 2, idAnoMarsDA_429_01, whole genome shotgun sequence harbors:
- the LOC128714956 gene encoding probable histone-lysine N-methyltransferase CG1716, which translates to MGRKRGSGTKMPAGGRTMELAGESSDSRSRSSDSGGRSESVTPVQEILLSNVGRGRKRGRGAGRGGRGRGARSSTIMQSVETPVSQLTGEHTFGDGDDQMVEMIEILDDETSKSLEGMDEHDSVVVQEEITTGAISEEVQLLDCEAIEGETIVITEETVVDDGTNRTVLVDGETLVYIEDETASGETDAADSAAGTRKSKRQVKATNKFRDFVVDALLPMNQPVRTYSSVKSPKRVPSISGVQPGTSKQHRTSIPNVTPYEVVSDVTPTTSAVRVGSTSAKRGRKKRSVVNTILDIATVDPTDETIQLPQPEERNNTLISLRIDGTVFGDDDSIHSSSSQELSETTLPVSTGAKGRKPRGGLTSSESERPAGSTFIRRSYKTSHAANSLLDAKLDDSAADMESMIFEGKDHQTASVLEPVVDDDDVIVLQADEIINDSLERPTSGRGSRGGRGSRGGRGSRGGRGSRGGRGSRGGRGSRGRGATRGVGTSRSITNDESLDAGGVADVAPDDTALSKKESAEIVTVAMENVLELPQAQSVSIVSMDEQTLMQSEPIQPSLSDGIQAKETADKVYPSIEPPSVSPKVSSKVTFVEPEAQVESANIEKCIEEEVSLSRSLPSDDQLDHIKSEKSMEEQKSDDVTKIESDAHDLTKERQTVNQLSSDRVIAGDGDKCEREDHSLKQEVTKKEKREQETKPSDVGIAKKSPGKERLSKDSPASKDKHRSEKSTHDEERPRDPRKKEKKRVDEDSRKRTHSKERNDDKHDRRHGNDSGRTKDDRKLSFEKVSSDKYGAEREANVNMSTSEEKAKKKHGDKKSTETTVIAEPKDTSGSAESTSNSKKRSSVVPPRPDKPKKCFESELIALELQPISRKTTDDSRRRGETKERDDSSSSSSSHRKEHKHSKHKSPKSSSSSEMMPRKLEFGAGGSSSNQKSNRPKAEEEKHRAEADRERSRKSISGGFLQEETHRDRSLTKKSKSKDKRDSSKSKSVEVPVEKATASVEKRVIESPHKKIEEQTVALAPDNIPNAKQLADIHRTSPEAPKIVTKASLKMYKMEEIVKATVETDQAPPPCLTKSAEKAIPEMVEMKEEEKEIILSLKEEPPAIEPVSVESRVESEELKYPITTKADIEEEEIFSEAETLRSDSMAGLSDNEGTFLSSGGLPSEDDSGVRSSASSPFELMSCEETTPASSGAVPTVQAVRDQDRDSQRVDKVRLVESYIDDGVIRRSTRIKTISSQKQRTSGHGLVRDKDRLMKKSNISIGYDAYAAPSGGISDVGYSMGELGMQGGQLVPGGGAGSASGPAWPVIANEGDSVNVELSEEYLRDMEEKLSRFETIRENIYHSDRIVSKEAKKMTCDCFLTSEEIERGEHGCGEDCLNRLLMIECGSRCTVGDRCTNRRFQRQEYAHCQVFRTEKKGFGIQASTPIAPGEFIMEYVGEVLNSAQFDERAEVYSREKNKHYYFMALRSDGIIDATTKGNISRFINHSCDPNAETQKWTVNGELRIGFFCTKYILPGEEITFDYQFQRYGRKAQKCYCEAETCRGWIGAKPTGEGADSDYEEVDDDDEEDEGEEEDESEEEGEGQKHDQDGTAALDGPTVQSGGKASKSALVTAINERGDGLKSELESGIGSTAVAATALPVKAKKARKKRTTIRKKRRLEIHEDPDLDEEINNLLKTGLKNQAHTLKLSRLMVRAKDIKSRSRLLTLLQSGELPCRRLFLDYHGLRLLYGWICESTESIEDLKFRIQILDTLDGLPISNKTMLKDSKILHTVEKWARVEKGKHPVGPIEPKEEPVPIALTVEKSEKEVSRTSSPSDNSNGAGSDSSNQAAADRQQQASKKDVLGSVEVLKNMPELLKLADLGKLKEIISTCDKEVENKEKAAAAAAAAAAAAASTASDSIAASVLLSDIKIPEPEDENAPEEQRLGTQIRILCCKLLISWMNLKEVFRIPKKERIEQMKEHEREADMRYQALGLESDEKDDKHHRHRDSRGWGDSRGLRGSEPKRRRSLDDRDGPYGLNSKLKRPPPGVPGAGGYIPLKQDNLSKQQRRHLFEMKVAHEEAERRKKEMWMMHENACLRFGLNPHMTVPMDIPVRMNPATGEYFSEDDRLLPTPPSHAYFKIQPPPMSTNPDDYELPPMKLPPYWRFAIDPFGRIYYFHVKERVPQWEPPKKPGRSRVGAFADEDFSISSDSSTTDTCDSSEEELAIQLEQLLKKKRKQQSSFNLDDVLAKPDDMNDDMSKVSVKRESGEGSPQMLTLEEIFGETTTNTSTPDEATLQQLLPRRKKKHSTKLVQARIISPRTEEDKQYGQMEMKRYKETKEKLRKRKEEAKRLRARSVFSKSLADNPFGGPLDKASLAASTTATDVAGSSGIGVGVGVAGDGSLMDDDLVVSHKIVEDKCIVDELDILTKKKKISPYEEWKKVQQRLGKKRKSAEETSESAVGSGGGGSGGGGGASSSGVGGVTPVQSTDGSSTSAAALAKLAKRKKSSKGDLNSEEAKKIKEKFRVDIAGVIVQHLSSYRKDNCPLGRITNTEDFKHLARKLTHFVMLKELKHCDNTVHELEVTDSVKTKAREFIKKYMAKHGPIYVRGENEPDYSNVAL; encoded by the exons ATGGGGCGTAAGCGCGGATCTGGAACAAAGATGCCCGCTGGAGGAAGAACGATGGAGTTGGCCGGAGAATCATCCGACAGTAGAAGCCGCAGCAGTGATAGCGGAGGACGTTCAGAATCCGTCACGCCGGTGCAGGAAATTTTGCTGTCCAATGTTGGCCGTGGTCGTAAAAGGGGCAGAGGTGCGGGTCGAGGCGGACGTGGACGAGGTGCACGGAGTAGTACAATCATGCAGAGCGTGGAAACGCCCGTGTCGCAATTAACCGGAGAACACACTTTCGGTGACGGTGATGACCAGATGGTGGAAATGATTGAGATATTGGACGATGAGACGAGCAAATCACTCGAAGGAATGGACGAACATGATTCGGTTGTTGTGCAGGAAGAGATCACGACTGGAGCGATATCGGAGGAAGTGCAGCTGCTAGATTGTGAAGCAATTGAAGGTGAGACAATTGTCATTACAGAGGAGACCGTAGTAGACGATGGAACTAATAGAACGGTATTGGTGGACGGAGAAACGTTGGTGTACATCGAGGACGAGACTGCCAGTGGTGAAACCGACGCAGCAGACAGTGCTGCCGGTACGAGGAAATCGAAAAGGCAGGTAAAGGCAACGAACAAATTCCGCGACTTTGTTGTGGATGCTCTCCTGCCGATGAATCAG CCCGTGCGTACCTATTCCAGCGTCAAGTCACCGAAAAGAGTGCCGTCGATAAGTGGAGTACAGCCAGGAACAAGCAAACAGCACCGAACGTCCATTCCAAACGTAACGCCGTATGAAGTGGTCAGCGATGTAACACCGACAACATCTGCGGTTCGTGTGGGATCGACGAGTGCCAAAAGGGGTAGAAAAAAGCGATCGGTCGTTAATACCATACTGGATATAGCAACCGTTGATCCAACCGATGAGACCATTCAGCTCCCGCAGCCGGAAGAGAGGAATAACACATTAATCTCACTCCGGATCGATGGAACAGTGTTTGGCGATGACGATAGTATACATAGCTCCAGCTCGCAGGAACTCAGCGAAACGACCCTTCCCGTGAGCACCGGTGCAAAGGGTAGAAAGCCACGGGGAGGTTTGACAAGCAGTGAATCTGAACGTCCTGCTGGTTCTACGTTCATCAGACGATCGTATAAAACTTCTCACGCTGCAAACTCTCTTTTAGATGCGAAGTTGGATGATTCTGCTGCCGATATGGAGTCGATGATATTTGAAGGCAAAGATCACCAAACGGCTAGCGTTCTTGAACCGGTTGTAGATGATGACGATGTAATTGTGCTGCAAGCTGATGAAATTATCAACGATTCGTTGGAGAGACCGACGTCCGGTAGAGGTAGTCGGGGCGGACGTGGTAGTCGTGGAGGACGTGGATCGCGGGGTGGTCGCGGTAGTCGCGGAGGTCGAGGAAGCCGTGGAGGACGTGGAAGCCGGGGAAGAGGAGCTACCAGAGGAGTAGGAACAAGCAGAAGTATTACTAACGATGAATCGTTGGATGCGGGTGGGGTTGCTGATGTAGCACCAGATGATACAGCATTGTCGAAGAAGGAGTCTGCAGAGATTGTGACTGTTGCTATGGAAAATGTTCTCGAGTTACCTCAAGCTCAGAGTGTATCGATTGTATCAATGGATGAACAGACTTTGATGCAAAGTGAACCTATTCAACCCTCACTAAGTGATGGTATCCAAGCAAAAGAAACTGCCGATAAAGTGTATCCCTCAATCGAGCCCCCAAGTGTATCCCCCAAAGTGTCTTCAAAGGTCACATTTGTAGAGCCTGAGGCACAGGTTGAAAGTGCAAATATCGAGAAGTGTATCGAAGAAGAGGTTAGCTTATCTCGGTCATTGCCATCAGACGATCAACTGGACCATATTAAGTCTGAAAAATCAATGGAAGAACAAAAGTCAGATGATGTAACAAAAATAGAATCAGATGCACACGATCTGACAAAAGAAAGACAAACTGTAAATCAATTATCATCGGATCGGGTCATCGCTGGGGATGGAGACAAATGTGAACGAGAGGATCATTCGCTTAAACAAGAAgtaaccaaaaaagaaaagcgagaACAGGAGACGAAGCCGAGTGATGTGGGAATAGCAAAAAAGAGCCCAGGAAAAGAACGGTTGTCAAAGGATTCACCTGCTAGCAAAGACAAACATCGTTCAGAAAAATCCACTCATGATGAGGAACGTCCACGCGACCCtcgtaaaaaggaaaagaagcgAGTGGACGAGGATAGTCGTAAGAGAACACATTCGAAGGAACGCAATGATGATAAACACGATCGACGTCACGGAAACGATTCGGGACGTACAAAAGATGATCGAAAATTAAGCTTCGAAAAGGTATCTTCGGATAAATATGGTGCGGAGCGAGAAGCGAATGTAAATATGTCAACGAGCGAAGAGAAGGCTAAAAAGAAACATGGGGACAAGAAATCAACCGAAACAACAGTTATTGCGGAACCGAAGGATACGAGCGGTTCAGCAGAAAGCACCTCGAACAGCAAGAAACGTTCCTCGGTGGTTCCACCGCGTCCGGATAAACCTAAAAAATGCTTTGAATCGGAACTGATCGCACTGGAACTGCAACCAATATCGCGTAAGACGACCGATGATTCTCGCCGACGCGGAGAGACTAAAGAACGCGATGACTCTtcgtcttcatcttcatcgcaTCGCAAGGAACATAAGCATAGCAAGCACAAGAGCCCGAAGTCATCATCCTCCTCCGAAATGATGCCGCGTAAGTTGGAGTTTGGTGCGGGCGGAAGTAGCAGCAACCAAAAATCAAATCGTCCGAAGGCAGAGGAAGAGAAACATCGTGCCGAAGCGGATAGGGAACGTAGTCGGAAAAGCATTTCCGGTGGTTTTTTGCAAGAGGAAACCCATCGCGATCGTTCGCTAACGAAGAAATCCAAATCGAAAGATAAAAGAGATTCATCCAAATCGAAGAGCGTCGAAGTTCCTGTGGAAAAAGCTACTGCTTCGGTAGAGAAACGCGTTATAGAAAGTCCGCATAAGAAAATCGAGGAACAAACTGTTGCGCTAGCACCTGATAATATCCCGAATGCAAAGCAGCTCGCTGATATTCATAGAACATCTCCCGAAGCGCCCAAAATCGTCACAAAAGCATCATTAAAGATGTACAAAATGGAGGAAATCGTAAAGGCAACCGTAGAAACAGATCAGGCGCCGCCACCATGCTTAACAAAGTCAGCAGAAAAAGCAATACCTGAGATGGTCGAAATGAAGGAAGAGGAGAAAGAAATAATTCTTTCGCTGAAAGAAGAACCACCAGCCATTGAGCCGGTGTCAGTAGAAAGTAGAGTAGAGTCAGAAGAATTGAAATATCCCATCACAACCAAAGCGGACATAGAGGAGGAAGAAATATTCAGTGAGGCGGAAACACTACGCTCGGATTCGATGGCAGGATTGTCGGACAACGAAGGCACCTTCCTTTCCAGTGGTGGTTTGCCATCAGAAGATGACTCCGGTGTTCGTAGCAGTGCTAGTTCTCCGTTTGAGTTGATGTCCTGCGAAGAAACGACTCCAGCTAGTAGTGGGGCAGTACCAACGGTTCAAGCAGTTCGCGATCAGGACCGTGACTCACAGCGAGTCGACAAGGTACGATTAGTGGAAAGTTACATTGATGATGGAGTTATCCGCCGCTCTACACGTATCAAGACGATCAGCTCGCAGAAACAACGCACGAGTGGTCATGGTTTGGTGCGTGATAAGGACAGATTAATGAAGAAATCGAATATTTCGATTGGATATGacgcgtatgcagcgccatcTGGCGGTATTAGCGATGTAGGATATTCGATGGGGGAGCTGGGAATGCAAGGCGGGCAGCTAGTGCCGGGTGGTGGCGCTGGTAGTGCTAGTGGTCCAGCTTGGCCCGTCATTGCCAACGAAGGGGATAGTGTAAATGTCGAACTTTCGGAAGAATATTTGCGCGATATGGAAGAAAAGCTGAGTCGATTCGAGACGATACGCGAGAATATCTATCACAGCGATCGGATTGTGAGTAAGGAAGCGAAAAAGATGACCTGTGATTGTTTTCTCACGTCGGAGGAGATCGAACGGGGTGAACACGGGTGTGGAGAGGACTGTCTCAATCGGTTGCTGATGATCGAGTGTGGATCACGCTGTACGGTTGGAGACCGGTGCACAAATCGTCGGTTTCAGCGACAGGAGTACGCTCACTGTCAGGTGTTCCGCACGGAGAAGAAGGGCTTCGGCATACAGGCGAGTACACCGATCGCACCTGGTGAGTTCATCATGGAGTACGTGGGGGAGGTATTGAACAGTGCGCAGTTCGACGAACGGGCCGAGGTATACTCGCgtgaaaaaaacaagcactaCTACTTCATGGCACTGCGGAGCGATGGGATCATTGATGCCACCACCAAGGGCAATATCTCGCGGTTCATCAACCATTCGTGCGATCCGAACGCCGAAACGCAAAAGTGGACTGTTAACGGTGAGCTGCGCATCGGTTTCTTTTGTACGAAATACATCCTGCCCGGTGAGGAGATCACTTTCGATTATCAGTTTCAGCGATACGGACGCAAGGCGCAAAAGTGTTACTGTGAGGCGGAAACCTGCCGCGGTTGGATCGgcgcgaaaccaaccggagaGGGAGCAGATTCGGACTACGAAGAggttgacgatgatgatgaagaggaTGAGGGTGAGGAAGAGGACGAGAGCGAAGAAGAAGGCGAAGGTCAGAAGCATGATCAGGATGGAACGGCAGCCTTAGATGGGCCAACGGTTCAATCGGGTGgtaaagcctcaaaaagtgcTCTTGTAACAGCGATTAACGAACGAGGGGACGGATTAAAATCTGAGCTAGAATCGGGCATTGGATCGACCGCGGTAGCAGCCACGGCGCTGCCAGTGAAGGCGAAAAAAGCGCGCAAGAAACGCACAACGATTCGCAAGAAGCGTCGTCTCGAAATCCACGAGGATCCAGATCTGGATGAAGAAATTAATAATCTGCTAAAGACGGGACTCAAGAACCAAGCGCACACGCTTAAACTGTCTCGATTGATGGTGCGCGCGAAGGATATCAAATCGCGCAGCAGACTGCTAACGTTGCTTCAGAGCGGTGAACTACCTTGCCGTCGTCTGTTCCTTGATTACCACGGGTTACGATTACTGTACGGTTGGATCTGCGAGTCAACCGAATCGATCGAAGATCTCAAGTTCCGCATACAAATTTTGGACACACTAGATGGGCTGCCCATCTCTAACAAGACGATGCTGAAGGACAGTAAAATACTGCACACTGTAGAAAAGTGGGCCCGTgtagagaaaggaaaacatccgGTCGGACCCATAGAACCAAAGGAAGAACCTGTGCCGATTGCGCTGACGGTTGAGAAGAGCGAAAAGGAAGTATCGCGTACTAGTTCACCGAGTGACAATAGTAATGGGGCGGGAAGTGATAGCAGCAACCAGGCAGCAGCCGACAGACAACAGCAAGCATCGAAAAAGGACGTGCTTGGAAGTGTGGAGGTACTGAAAAACATGCCCGAACTGTTGAAGCTGGCTGATTTGGGGAAGTTGAAAGAGATTATCAGCACGTGCGATAAGGAGGTGGAAAATAAGGAGAAAGCAGCTGCTGCGGCCGCCgcggctgctgcagcagctgcgtCAACCGCATCAGATTCAATTGCCGCTAGCGTCCTGCTGTCGGACATCAAGATCCCCGAACCGGAAGACGAGAATGCGCCGGAAGAGCAGCGTCTTGGCACGCAGATTCGTATTCTTTGCTGCAAGCTGCTGATTAGCTGGATGAACTTGAAGGAAGTGTTCCGCATTCCGAAGAAGGAACGTATCGAGCAGATGAAGGAGCACGAACGGGAAGCGGATATGCGGTACCAGGCATTGGGATTGGAAAGTGATGAGAAGGATGACAAGCACCACCGTCATCGGGATAGCCGTGGATGGGGCGACAGCCGTGGATTGCGTGGAAGTGAACCCAAACGGCGTCGCTCACTGGACGATCGCGATGGTCCGTATGGGTTGAACAGTAAGCTAAAGAGACCGCCCCCGGGTGTGCCCGGTGCGGGAGGCTATATTCCACTCAAACAGGACAACCTGTCCAAGCAGCAACGGCGGCATCTATTCGAGATGAAAGTAGCCCATGAGGAGGCGGAAAGGCGCAAAAAGGAGATGTGGATGATGCATGAGAATGCATGCTTACGATTCGGGCTGAATCCGCACATGACCGTACCGATGGACATCCCGGTGCGCATGAACCCGGCTACCGGTGAATACTTTTCTGAGGACGATCGTCTGCTTCCGACACCACCCAGCCATGCGTACTTCAAGATCCAACCACCGCCGATGTCGACGAATCCGGACGATTATGAGCTGCCTCCGATGAAGTTACCACCCTACTGGCGCTTTGCGATTGATCCATTTGGTCGGATTTATTACTTTCACGTGAAGGAGCGCGTCCCGCAATGGGAACCACCAAAGAAGCCGGGTCGAAGCCGGGTGGGTGCCTTTGCCGACGAGGACTTTTCGATAAGCTCGGACTCTAGCACGACCGACACGTGTGATTCGAGCGAAGAGGAATTGGCCATACAGCTGGAACAGTTGCTGAAAAAGAAACGCAAACAGCAGTCTAGTTTTAATTTAG ATGATGTTTTAGCGAAACCGGACGACATGAATGACGATATGTCGAAGGTGTCAGTGAAGCGCGAATCCGGCGAAGGTTCACCGCAGATGCTAACGCTGGAGGAGATATTTGGGGAAACTACTACGAACACCAGCACGCCCGATGAAGCCACCTTGCAACAGCTGCTTCCAaggaggaaaaagaaacacagcacaaaactGGTACAGGCGCGCATCATTAGT CCCCGAACGGAGGAGGACAAGCAGTATGGCCAGATGGAAATGAAGCGGTATAaagaaacgaaggaaaagctGCGCAAACGTAAGGAAGAAGCGAAGCGGTTACGGGCTCGAAGCGTGTTCTCCAAATCACTTGCCGATAATCCGTTTGGTGGTCCGCTGGACAAAGCATCGCTGGCAGCGAGTACGACAGCGACGGATGTAGCCGGTAGCAGTGGCATCGGTGTTGGCGTAGGTGTCGCCGGTGATGGTTCGCTGATGGACGATGATCTTGTCGTTTCGCACAAGATCGTCGAGGACAAGTGCATCGTGGATGAGCTTGATATACtgaccaaaaagaaaaagatctcACCGTACGAAGAGTGGAAGAAGGTACAGCAACGGCTGGGCAAGAAGCGCAAATCAGCAGAAGAGACGAGCGAGAGTGCggttggtagtggtggtggtggtagtggaggAGGAGGCGGTGCATCTTCTAGTGGTGTGGGAGGAGTGACACCTGTGCAGAGTACCGATGGCTCAAGCACATCCGCCGCGGCGTTGGCCAAGCTGGCGAAACGTAAAAAATCGAGTAAGGGTGATTTGAACAGTgaggaagcgaagaaaattaAGGAAAAATTCCGTGTCGACATTGCCGGCGTGATTGTGCAACACCTCAGCAGCTATCGGAAGGACAACTGTCCGTTGGGTCGTATCACCAACACGGAAGATTTCAAGCATCTTGCACGAAAG CTAACACATTTCGTAATGTTGAAGGAATTAAAGCATTGTGACAATACTGTGCACGAACTAGAGGTGACGGATTCCGTTAAAACGAAGGCCCGCGAATTCATCAAGAAGTACATGGCCAAACATGGCCCGATTTACGTTCGTGGTGAAAACGAGCCGGATTACTCAAATGTAGCACTTTAA
- the LOC128709422 gene encoding 60S ribosomal protein L27 — protein sequence MGKIMKTGKVVLVLGGRYAGRKAIIMKTFDDGTSDKQFGQALVAGIDRYPRRVTRTMSKDRIHKRCKIKPFIKMLNYNHLMPTRYSVPDVSLDSKYTAADMKDPAKRKKARNQIRCKFEERHKTGKNKWFFQKLRF from the exons ATGGGTAAGATTATGAAAACTGGAAAGGTGGTACTCGTCCTTGGTGGACGGTACGCCGGTCGCAAGGCAATCATCATGAAGACGTTCGATGACGGTACGTCGGACAAGCAGTTCGGCCAGGCTCTGGTTGCCGGCATCGACCGCTACCCACGGCGCGTGACGCGAACGATGAGCAAGGATCGTATCCACAAGCGTTGCAAGATCAAGCCATTCATCAAG ATGCTCAACTACAACCATCTGATGCCGACGCGTTACAGCGTGCCGGACGTGAGCCTGGATAGCAAATACACCGCTGCCGACATGAAGGATCCGGCCAAGCGGAAGAAGGCTCGCAACCAGATCCGTTGCAAGTTCGAGGAGCGACACAAGACCGGCAAGAACAAGTGGTTCTTCCAGAAGCTCCGTTTCTAA
- the LOC128707198 gene encoding protein germ cell-less, whose translation MGNVMNKLSSVSQSVRGRKRKREDENTDESGDGSDLLDKSLQTPKRKKLVSTAKYIYQALFKEERNSDVTVHALGKQWHLHKVYLSQSPYFASMFNGSWREADEDYVHIEIIDPKITVVSLYSVFGSLYMDEVVLDPKEIVSTLATATLFQLDSLIDRCAEVMVETTNAETAVLYYEAACEYGVKMVKQSTFGWLLVNLLSFYHRAPKWLRLISFELMEQLVSSADLYVVQTEFTVYTLLRYWMALKLFPNESPSDGVEHPKERYFSERTSTVPFLSTPEGVPYERVFRALRLQNLLNHHVDIRVLRQDNIIPEEWLHKPLVQQWNSVLTIDQSLDKVIECDDRVFLASCIRCGRILNENVLHKWRWTGFHFGLDLLLSSDTRSLRIRRHHRTEHERLLSLRVTRQFLVRVSLASLNELRQIKHQQTSPILSISLEKNEETQLVVFDRELSFPLLVSVNMMLVAPPEEVLAARKNVTVAKEQDDPASNAPDNARSPHPALHASNSTGTVESLDGGSSSSNRMLANES comes from the exons ATGGGCAACGTGATGAATAAGCTGAGCAGCGTGTCGCAATCGGTGCGTGGCCGCAAGCGTAAACGTGAAGACGAAAACACTGACGAAAGTGGTGATGGAAGTGATCTGCTAGATAAATCACTGCAAACACCGAAAAG GAAGAAGTTAGTCTCTACCGCGAAGTACATCTATCAGGCACTGTTTAAGGAGGAACGAAACTCGGACGTTACGGTGCACGCGCTCGGTAAACAGTGGCACCTGCACAAGGTCTATCTCAGCCAGAGTCCGTACTTTGCGAGCATGTTTAATGGATCGTGGCGCGAAGCGGACGAGGACTACGTGCATATAGAAATCATTGATCCGAAGATTACGGTCGTGTCGCTTTATTCGGTGTTCGGGTCATTGTATATGGATGAGGTGGTGCTGGATCCAAAGGAGATTGTTTCAACCCTTGCAACGGCCACACTCTTCCAGCTGGACAGTCTCATCGACCGCTGTGCGGAGGTAATGGTGGAAACAACGAATGCTGAG acgGCCGTCCTTTACTACGAAGCAGCGTGCGAGTACGGTGTGAAGATGGTGAAGCAGTCCACCTTTGGATGGTTGCTGGTGAATCTGCTTAGCTTCTATCATCGCGCACCGAAGTGGTTGCGATTGATCAGCTTCGAACTGATGGAACAGCTCGTATCCAGTGCTGATCTGTACGTGGTGCAAACGGAATTCACCGTCTACACGTTACTCCGTTACTGGATGGCTTTAAAACTGTTCCCCAACGAGTCACCCTCGGATGGTGTGGAACATCCAAAGGAACGATATTTCTCCGAGCGTACCAGCACCGTACCATTTCTTAGTACACCCGAAGGTGTACCCTACGAGCGTGTCTTCCGTGCACTAAGGCTCCAGAACCTTCTGAACCATCACGTTGATATTCGGGTCTTGCGGCAGGACAACATCATTCCGGAGGAATGGCTACATAAACCGCTGGTGCAACAGTGGAACAGTGTATTGACAATCGATCAATCGCTTGACAAAGTGATCGAATGTGATGATCGTGTCTTCCTCGCGTCGTGCATCCGTTGCGGTCGCATACTGAACGAAAACGTGCTGCACAAGTGGCGCTGGACCGGGTTCCACTTTGGGCTCGATTTGCTACTGTCGTCCGATACGCGATCGTTACGCATTCGCCGACACCACCGAACGGAACACGAACGTTTGCTCAGCTTACGGGTGACGCGCCAGTTTTTGGTGCGCGTTTCGCTTGCTTCGCTGAACGAGCTGCGCCAAATCAAACACCAGCAAACGTCACCGATCCTTTCGATATCGTTGGAGAAAAACGAAGAAACGCAGCTGGTTGTGTTCGATCGGGAGCTATCGTTTCCGTTGCTGGTCTCGGTGAACATGATGCTGGTCGCACCGCCGGAGGAAGTGTTAGCGGCGAGAAAAAATGTCACGGTAGCGAAGGAACAGGACGATCCGGCATCTAATGCACCGGATAATGCCAGATCGCCTCATCCTGCCCTTCATGCTAGCAACAGTACTGGCACGGTAGAATCACTGGACGGTGGTAGCTCATCGTCGAATCGAATGCTCGCAAACGAGTCCTGA